The Trichosurus vulpecula isolate mTriVul1 chromosome 3, mTriVul1.pri, whole genome shotgun sequence genome includes a window with the following:
- the RRM2 gene encoding ribonucleoside-diphosphate reductase subunit M2, producing MLSPRAPLSTVTDKQQLRLSPLKALQLTDKENTPPSVNSTRILASKTARKIFQEPSEPVKAKALPSNEDEPLLKENPRRFVIFPIQYHDIWHMYKKAEASFWTAEEVDLSKDIQHWEALKPEEKYFISHVLAFFAASDGIVNENLVERFSQEVQITEARCFYGFQIAMENIHSEMYSLLIDTYIKDFKEREFLFNAIETLPCVKKKADWALRWIGDREATYGERVVAFAAVEGIFFSGSFASIFWLKKRGLMPGLTFSNELISRDEGLHCDFACLMFKHLVHKPSEEKVKEIIINAVRIEQEFLTEALPVKLIGMNCTLMKQYIEFVADRLMLELGFSKIFRAENPFDFMENISLEGKTNFFEKRVGEYQRMGVMSSPTENSFTLDADF from the exons ATGCTGTCCCCCCGCGCCCCGCTCTCCACAGTCACGGACAAGCAGCAACTTCGCCTTTCTCCTCTAAAGGCGCTCCAGCTTACAGATAAGGAGAATACG CCTCCCTCAGTGAACAGCACCCGCATCCTGGCCAGTAAGACGGCGAGGAAGATTTTCCAGGAGCCCTCGGAGCCG GTAAAAGCTAAAGCCCTCCCCAGCAATGAAGATGAACCACTCCTAAAGGAGAATCCCAGGCGCTTTGTCATCTTCCCCATTCAGTACCATGACATTTGGCACATGTATAAGAAAGCAGAGGCCTCCTTCTGGACGGCTGAGGAG GTGGATCTCTCTAAGGATATTCAGCACTGGGAAGCACTGAAGCCTGAGGAGAAATACTTCATATCTCATGTGTTAGCTTTCTTTGCAGCAAGTGATGGCATAGTAAATGAAAATTTG GTGGAGAGGTTCAGCCAAGAAGTACAGATAACCGAAGCTCGCTGTTTCTATGGCTTCCAAATTGCTATGGAAAACATACATTCTGAAATGTATAGCCTCCTTATTGACACTTATATTAAGGACTTCAAAGAAAG GGAATTTCTCTTCAATGCCATTGAAACGCTACCTTGTGTTAAAAAGAAAGCCGACTGGGCCTTGCGATGGATTGGGGACAGAGAAGCAACATATG gtgaACGTGTTGTAGCTTTTGCAGCTGTTGAAGGAATcttcttttctggttcttttgCATCCATATTCTGGCTTAAGAAACGAGGTTTAATGCCTGGATTAACATTTTCCAATGAACTTATTAGTAGAGACGAG gGTTTACACTGCGATTTTGCCTGCTTAATGTTCAAACACCTGGTACACAagccttcagaggaaaaagtaaaagaaattatcATCAATGCTGTTAGAATAGAACAG GAGTTTTTGACTGAAGCTTTGCCTGTAAAGTTGATTGGAATGAATTGCACTTTAATGAAGCAGTACATTGAATTTGTAGCAGACAGACTTATGTTGGAACTAGGTTTTAGCAAG ATTTTTAGAGCAGAAAATCCATTTGATTTTATGgagaatatctcattggaagggAAAACCAACTTCTTTGAGAAGAGGGTAGGAGAATATCAGAGAATGGGAGTGATGTCAAGTCCAACTGAGAATTCTTTTACCTTGGATGCAGACTTCTAG